The following DNA comes from Mucisphaera calidilacus.
CGCGGATGCGTTCGGCGCTGCGGACGAAGCATCTGGTGGACATGCTGGCGGAGTGTGCGAATCTGGATGGGCTGACGGGTCTGCGGAACCGTCGTTACTTTGATGAGCGGTTGGCGCAGGAGGTTGAGACGGTTCGTCGTCACGACTGTGCGTTGACGCTGATCATCATGGACATTGACAAGTTCAAGACGATCAACGACACGCTGGGGCATCCGCGGGGTGACCAGGTGATTCAGGCGTTGGGGCAGGTGATTCAGCGCGTGGGGCGGATGACGGATATTCCGTGTCGTCTGGGCGGTGACGAGTTTGTGCTGATGCTTCCTCAGACGGACACGCCGGCTGTGGAGGTGGTGGCGGAGCGGCTGTGCGAGGCGGTTCGTAGCGACGAGACGCTCAACCGTCTGGTGCCGAACGGCGTGACGTGCAGTGTCGGTCTGGCGTCGACCTCGATGCTCGAGGATCTGTCGGCGGACGCGTTGATCGAGGCGGCGGACCAGGCGTTGTATGCGTCGAAGCGTGGCGGCCGGGATCGCTGGACGGCTTACGAGCGGGGTCGCGCGGCGGCGTGAGTCACGGGGTCGCGGTCCGGTTATAGTCGGGTGATGCAGACGATCGAGACGCACGTGCTGGACAATGGGTTGACGGTTGCGCTGGAGCCCATGTCGGGTGTCGAGTCGGTTTCGTTGACGTTGATGGTTCCGGCGGGGATGGCTTCGGAGCCCGAGGACCGGCAGGGTTTGTCGGGCTTGTTGACGGAGATGGTGTGTCGGGGGGCGGGTGGTCTGAGCAGCCGTGCGCACGTGGACCTGCTGGACCGGCTGGGTGTGGTCCGGACAACGGGGTCGACGCTCCGGCATTTTCGTCTGGGCGCGACGCTGGTGGGTGATCGTTTGTCGGAGGCGTTGGGTCCGTTGCTGGACATGGCGATGTCGCCCGCGTTGTCGGAGGCGGATTTCGAGCCGAGTCGTCAGCTGGCGTTGCAGACGCTTGACGGCTTGCAGGATGACCCTCAGCACCGCGTGATGCTGGATCTGCGTCGTGTGTTGTTCCCGACGCCTCTGGGCCGTTCGCCTCACGGGCGTCGCGCGGACGTTGAGGCGTCGAGCGTGGAGGACGTTCGCGGTTTCTGGGAGCGTCGATGTCGGCCGGGCGGGGGTGTGCTGGCGATCGCGGGGAAGCTGGATCCTGAGCGTGTGTTGGAGCGTGTGTCGGGTCTGGTGTCGGGGTGGACGGGTCGGGCGGAGCCGGTGTCGATTTCGCCGACGGCTTATGGGGGCCCGGTGCAGAGCGTGGAGAAGACGTCGCAGGTTCACATTGGTGTGGGTCTGGAGGCGATTCCGGAGTTGGACGAGGGCGTGTGGTGTCAGCGTCTGGCGGTGGCGGCGTTGTCGGGGGGGATGTCGGCGCGGCTGTTTACGGAGGTTCGTGAGAAGCGTGGGTTGTGTTATTCGGTGCACGCGAGTTATGCGGGGGCGCGGGAGTTCGGTGCGATCATGGCGTATGCGGGGACGACGCCTGAGCGAGCGGAGCAGACGCTTGACGTGCTGAGCGGGGAGCTGGTTCGGATCCACGAGGGTCTGGAGGCGGACGAGTTTGCGCGGGCGAAGACGGGGATGAAGGCCCGGGTGGTGATGTCGGGCGAGTCGACGTCGGCGCGGGCGAGTGCGTTGGCGTCGGACCTGATGGTGCTTGGGCGTACGCGTAGCCTGGAGGAGGTGGGTGCGAAGATTGACGGGGTGACGCTTGAGCAGGTCAACGCGTTTCTGGCGTCGCGCGAGGCGGGCGTCCAGCGTGTGGTGACGATCGGTCCTGAGCCGCTGGCGGTGCCTGAGCGTTGCGGGGGGTGAGGAGGCGTGGTGTTGCGTGTGTTGATCACGGTGGGTCCGACGCGTGAGCCGATTGATCGGGTGCGTTTTATCGGGAACCGGTCGAGTGGCGAGATGGGGAGTCTGATCGCGGAGGCGATGGCGAGCGCGGGTCACGAGGTGACGTCGCTGGTGGGTCCGGTGGATCGTGCGGTTGTGGCGCGGTGTTCGGGGGCGGGTCGGGTGTATCGTTTTGAGAGTTCGGCGGAGCTGGGTCAGTTGCTGGAGGCGCATTTTCGGGACGCGGACGTGTTGGTGATGGCGGCGGCGGTGGCGGATTATCGACCGGTGACGGTGTCGGAGGGCAAGATGGCACGTCTTTCGGGTCAAGATCAGCGGATGGTGGTGGAGTTGATGCCGACGCCTGACCTGGTGGCGGGTGTGGCGGGCAGCAAGCGTGCGGGTCAGCGTGTGGTGGCGTTTGCGTTGGAGGAAGCGGGTGTTCTGGAGGCGCGGGCGGGGGAGAAGATGCGTCGTAAGGGTGTGGACGCGATGGTGGCGAATCCGCTGGGGACGATGGAATCGGGGGGGATTCGGGCGACGTGGATGACGGTGGGTGGCGAGGTGGAGCGTCTGGAGAGGATGCCTAAGTCTGAGTTTGCGAGCTGGTTAGCTGAACGGGTTGTGCGGTTGTTCGGATGATCTGAAAAAGCCTTGTCTTCATCGGGTTAGGGTGATACGGTTGTATTTACCGATCATGTCTTTGGGCGAGGCCTGCTCGCTGTTTTGGGTTCGCCGGGCCGATTGCGATTCTTTCTTGTGGCCCGAGAAATACGAGGTTGAGCGATGCTGACGATTCATTGCAGCCGCTGTGGTGCCGAGATGCACTTTGGCGAGGGGGCTTGTGGCCGGCGGGCCAAGTGCCTGAAGTGTGATTATGTGTTCCGGTTGCCTTCGAAAGAGGCGTTGATGGAGGAGACGGTTTCGGAGTGGATCGCGGAGGACGTGGACGAGGTTCTGACCAAGCGTGACGAGATGTTTGAGGAGCGTAATCGTCCGGAGTTGCGTGATCTGCATTATGAGAAGGCGAAGCGTGTTTCGCGGTCGTTTGACTCGACGATCGGTCCGGCGATCTCGACGCGCGAGGCGGCGAAGGACAAGAAGTCGTCGGGCAAGCAGTCGTCGCCTGTGACGCCTGAGTGCCGAGCGCGTCTGGAGACGTGGACGAGCTGGCAGCCCGGGGAGCGGTTGCGGAAGTATTATCCGGACGCGGATTACGCGGAGGATGACGAGGGGAAGGCGGGGGTGCTGATTACGAATCAGCGGTTGTTGTACCGGAAGGGTCACAACCAGGGCTCGGTGGGTCTGGATGTCGAGGACGCGGTGATTCTGGCGCGGGTTCGGGGCCACACGGCGTCGTTGAATCTGATGGTGGGTTCGACGCGGACGCGGATGGCGCGGGTGACGTTGCATCACCTACAGCGGCTGACGCGTGAGGTTCACAACATGGACCGCGGGATCAAGCTGCTGATTGGCGAGGCCCAGGCGAACGAGACGGCCTGACGGGTTGATTCTGGGCGGGAGAGGATTTGACTTGGTTTACGGGTTCGCTAGTATGCTTGCATGGTGACGCCAGTATCCAAGCGATTTGTGGGCAGTCCGACGGAGGCGGCTTCGTGCGTGGACGAGCTGGACGAGCGTTTTGACACGGCGTTGTTCAAGGCGTTGGCGGACCCGACGCGTTGTCGTCTGCTGACGTGCCTGATTCGTTGCGGGCGGCCCTGCTCGGTGACGGAGGTGGCGGCGTGTTGTGCGGTGGATTTTTCGGTGGTGGCGCGTCACCTGGCGCAGCTGGCGCGGGTGGGCGTGTTGTCGGCGCACAAGCGGGGTCGGACGGTGTGGTACGAGCCGCGTTACGGTCATCTTTCGGGTGTGCTGCGTGGATTGGCGGACGCGGTGGAGGGTTGGTGTCCGGGTGGCGGGGGTGTGGTTGATGTGACGGTTGAAACTCGAACAGAAGAAGGAAAAGCAACGTGAGTGATCAGAAGGCAGATGCGGTTCGTGACACGGTTCGCGAGGGTTATTCGGAGATCGCAGAGATGGGTCAGTGGTCGGGTGTTCGGCCGGCGTCGCGTCGTGTGGTGGAGGCGGAGGGGTCGGGTTGCTGTGGCGGCGGATCGGGTGAGGGTGGCGGGTGTTGCGGGCCGGTGACGCTGACGGCGGATGACGTGGCGGTGGCGGTGGGTTATGCGAAGGAGGATCTGGCGTCGCTGCCTGAGGGAGCGAACATGGGTTTGTCGTGCGGGAACCCGACGGCGTTGGCGTCGCTTGTTGAGGGCGAGGTGGTGGTGGACCTGGGTTCGGGGGGCGGTTTTGACTGTTTCCTGGCGGGTCCGAAGGTGGGTGCGTCGGGTCGTGTGATTGGTGTGGACATGACGCCTGCGATGCTGAGCAAGGCGCGGGGGAATATCGAGAGTTATCGGAAGCAGAGTGCGTTGGACAACGTGGAGTTTCGGCTGGGTGAGATTGAGCATCTGCCGATCGCGGACGGGGTCGTGGACGTGGTGATCTCGAACTGCGTGATTAATTTGTCGACGGACAAGGGGCAGGTGTGGCGTGAGATTGCGCGGGTGTTGAAGCCCGGGGGTCGTGCGGCGGTGTCGGACATTGCGTTGCTGAGGCCTCTGCCTGAGGCGGTGCGTGCGAACGCGGAGGCGTTGGTGGGTTGTGTGGCGGGGGCGGAGCTGGTGGAGGATGTGCTGGCGGCGATCGAGTCGGCGGGGATGGTGGAGGTGAAGCAGCGTGCGAAGCCGGAGTACATCGAGGCGATGGTGAACGCGGAGGACCCGCTTTATCAGAAGATCGCGGCGGCGTTGCCTGAGGGCGCGAAGATCAGCGACTACATCGTGAGCCTGGACGTGGAGGCGAAGAAGGGGTGAATGTTTTTCAGGCGGGGGTGGTGCCTGGCCGATGGGGATGATATCATGATATCACTTTGATAGGAGGTGTTGGATGGCACAGTTTGTGGTGCGGAACATCGAGGACGATGTGCGTGACCGGCTGCGAGAGCAGGCGAAGGTTGCGGGGTGCAGCATGGAAGAGTATATTCGTGATATCTTGCGGGCGCACGCGTTGCGTGACCCGTCGGTGCCCCGGAAGGGACTGGGGACACTGATGTATGAGCGGTTTAAGGATTGCGGGCTCGACGAGCCGCTGGAGCAGTTTGATTGGGGTATCGCCAAGCCCATGGAGTTTCCGGATTGATCGTCCTCGACACGAACGTGTTGTCGGAGATGATGCGTTCGCGTCCGGATCCTCGGGTGATTGGCTGGCTGAATCGGCAGGCGCTTGAGCGGTTGTGGATTACCTCGGTCACCGTTTTCGAGAGTCGCTTTGGTATCGAGCGGATGGCTGCGGGGCGTCGCAAGAGTGAGATCGATGCTCAGTACCACGGCGTTGTTGCGGAGGATTTGAGGGGGCGTGTGTTGGATCTGGACGAGCGAGCGGCGGAATTGGCGGCGTCGATCGGTGCGCGGCTGCAGTCGGCGGGGCGTCCGATTCAGGTGAATGATCTGTTGATTGCGGGGATGGTGTCGGCGCGTGACGCGACGCTGGCGACGCGGAATGTGCGTCATTTTGATGACACGGGGATCCGGACGGTGGACCCTTGGGAAGGGTGACGGGGGCGGTGTATCGGCTGTGTCAGGGGATGGTGGGCGGTTCGAGTGTGACGGCGATGCGGACGCTCCCGGAGTCCGGGGCGGTGGCGTTGACGATGAGCAGGCGGTGTCCGGGGTTGGGTGCGTCGAAGTCGTTGGTGGGTGTGGCTTCGAGGGTGGAGAAGTCGGCGGCGGGGGTGGCGTCGACGGTGGCCCGGAGTGTTTGTTGTTGCTGGCGGAGGGTGGCTGTTGTGCCGTGGAGCGTGATGGTGGCGGGTGTCATCATGGCCCAGCGGACGCGGTCGCCTGGCTGGAGGCCTTCGAGTTGGTCTTCGATGAGGATGTTGTTGTCCGGGGTGAAGGTGAAGGCTCGCGTGACGCTGGTGGCCTGGTCGCCAAAGACCGGGGTGAGGTCGTAGACGGCACGGGCCGGCAGGTTCTGGTCGGGGGTGGTGACGAGGGTTGCCTGTCCATCGACGCGGTGGGGCTGGTCGTTGATGGTGATTGTGTTGTGTGATTGGTGGTTGAGTCGGTAGATCTCCCATCGCTGGCTGTCCTGTTGTCGGCCCCAGAGATTGATGCCTCGTGATTCGAGGCTGTGGTAGTTCTGTTTGCCTAGGTCGGAGGCCCATCGGTGTCCTGCCGCGTCGAGGACGAAGGAGCCGGCGTCCATCTGTCCGTGGTTGAGGCTGGCCCGTCCGCCCTTGGTGGCGAGGAAGTGTGCGTTGGGGTCGTTCCACGCGGATCGGAAGATGGCGAGGGGTTGTTCGCCTTGGCCGTACCAGACGGTGGGTTGTGGGGGTGTCGGCTCGTTGTTGTCGTCGAGTCGTGCCCACCAGACGGCGGCGAGGGGTGTGATGCGGTCGATGGACCCGGTCATGGCGTTCCAGTCGCGTGCGCGTTCGTTGGCGATGATGTCGGGTCGGTTGAGGTGTGCGGCGAACCAGAAGAGCGCGGATTTCTGCTGGTCTTTCTCGTCGCCATCGGAGTAGTTGAAGGGCAGTCCTGTGGGGCCGATGACGTGGGCGATGTAGTCGGCGGATTCGAGGAATCCCGGGGCGTGGCTGAGTAGGAGGTCGCTGCCGAGCGCGGTGTTGAGGGCGTCGAGGAGCATGACCTGGTAGCTGGTGCCGTAGACCCAGTAGGAGGGTCCTTCGGGGTAGACGCCATCGGGCGCGTAGGCGTGGAGGGCGAGGGGGTTTCCCTGTCGGACCTTGTCGAGCCAGCGTGCGGCGCGTTGGGGGTGTTGCTCGGCGGTGACGAGCATGGCGAGGGTGAGTCCGCCGAAGCAGACCTGGTTCCAGTTGTGGGTGCTGCGCATCCAGGCGAGTTCGCGTTCGCGTTTGGGGTCGTCGATGTGGCTGAGTGCGTGGTCCCAGAGCGCCTGTTGGATGTCGGCTCTGAGTTGGGGGTCGAGGTCGTGGTAGAGCCAGTCGTAGCCGATGGCGACGGCGGCGGCCATCTCGGCGACGTCGAGGTAGTGGGAGGGGTTCCAGTCGGTGAAGCCGATGACCTGTTGGATCTCGTCGGCGGCGCGGTGGAGGTAGGGTTTTTCGCCGGTGGTGTGGTAGGTGAAGGCGAGGACGAGGATGCGTCGGAGTGCTTCGCGTGAGACGGAGAGGAGTCGTCGGCCTTTCTTGTGGTAGACGACGGGGGGTTTGTCGAGCAGGTCCCCTGCGTTGTGTTCGAGGCGTGTGACGAGGGCATTGAAGTGGGGGTCGGTGGCGCGTTTGGCGCGGATGGTCTTCCAGGTATCGGGTTGCAGGAAGAGCCTGGGGTGTTCGCGGTTCATGTATCGGATGAGGGTCTGGTCGTGTGACATGTCGTCGGCGGCTGCGGTTGGGGCCATCAGTGCGATGAGCGTCAGGCAGAGGGCGGTGATGAGGTGGGTCATGGCAGGGGTTCCCGGTGGGTGCTGGCGGCGCGGTGGTGTGTCAGTGGTCGTGTTTGCCTTCGAGTCGTTCGGCGAGGGTTTGTTTGGGTTTGCCGCGGATCTGGAGGTTGATGGGGACTTCGGAGTAGGGGAGTTCGTCGCGGAAGCGGTTGAGGATGAATCGCTGGTAGTTGGGGTTAAAGAGGTCGGGGTCGTTGACGAAGATGGTGACGGTGGGGGGGTGGACGGCGGTCTGTGTGGCGTAGTAGACCTTGGCGATCTTGCCGTGTTTCGAGCTGGGTCCGCGTTCGGCCATGATGGTCTCGACGACGCGGTTGATCTCGCCGGTGCCGACGCGGTGGTTGGCCTGTTCGTAGAGGTTGGCGACGAGGGCGAGCATCTCGCGCATGCCCTCCTCGTTCTTGGCGCTGATAAAGACGATGGGTGCGAAGGAGAAGCCCTTGAGTTCGTTGTCGAGGTACTCGGCGTATTCTTCTTCGGTGTGATTTTTCTCGGCGAGGTCCCACTTGTTGATGACGATGACGGTGGGCCGGTGGTGTTCGAGGATCTCGTGTCCGAGTTGTTTATCGACCTGTGAGATGGGGAGTGTGGCGTCGATGAGCAGGAGGCAGACGTCGGCGCGTCGGATGCTCCGGAGTGCGCGGTGGTGTGCGTAGTACTCGATGTCCTGTTTCATGGACTTTCGTTTGCGGACGCCTGCGGTGTCGATGGCGGTGAAGACGCGTGTGGCGTTGCCGTCGTCGGTGGGGACTTCGAATCGGACGTCGACGGCGTCGCGGGTGGTGCCTTCGGCCTCGGAGACGATGACGCGTTGGTCGCCTGCGAGTGCGTTAGTGAGGGTGGACTTGCCGGCGTTTCGTTTGCCGACGATGGCGATGCGGATGCCGGGGTCGAGGGTGTCTTCGGGGGTGTCGGGGAGGTTGAGTCGGTCGATCTCGCGGCGGAGGGTATCGAGGAAGAGGCGTTTGTTGTGCCCGGTTTTGGCGGAGATGAAGAGGGGTTGTCCGAGTCCGAGTGAGGCGGCCTCGTAGGCGTCGGCTTCGAGTTTTTCGGCGTCGACCTTGTTGACGATGACGAGGCAGGGTTTGCGGTCGGTGCCTTTGCCCAGGGATTGCCGGAGGACTTCGGCGACGGTCTGGTCGAGGGGGACGACGCCTGTTTGCGCGTCGACGACGAAGAGGACGAGGTGTGCTTCGGCGAGCCCGTTGGCGATCTGTTGTTCGACTTCGCGGGTGAGGTTCTGGGAGTCCTTGATGCCGTAGCCGCCGGTGTCGATCACCTCGACGGGCCGCGGTTCTTCGCCGGGCTGTCCGGGGATTTCGGCGGTGGCGGCGATGCGGTCGCGTGTGACGCCTGCCATGTCGTCGACGATGCTGATGCGTCGTCCGGCGAGCATGTTGAGCAGAGAGGACTTGCCGACGTTGGGGCGTCCGACGATGACGATCTTGGGGAGCATTGCTTCTCGGGGTGTTGGGGTCAGGGGTTTTTGCGTTGTTGCCAGAGGCTGACGGCCTCGGGCTGCCGCCCGTAGGTGGGCGTGAGGGCCGACGGGTCACTGTAATCGCCAGCGTGTGCGGCTGCGCGCCCGAGCTGGTAGACGACGGCGGCGGAGCAGGTGGCGTGCTGATCGAGGAGGAGGTTGATGCCGAGGTCCCGGGCGTTTCGGGTGATGGTTTCGGGGAGGGTCTGGGCGATGAGGCAGTCGGGTTGCGGGTTGGCGAGGAGTTCGGCCAGGAGTCCGGCGTGGGGCTGGCGCGTGGGGGTGAGGGTGTGGCCGGTGCGTTGGTAGGCGGCGATCCAGGCGTTGTCGGCCTTGGTGTTGAGTGCGACGGCGATGTGCCGGGCGTCGGGCGGGGCGTTGTGGGCGAGGGTGTGCGTGGTGGGTATGGCGACGACGCGTGCGGGCGTGGTGAGGGTGAGGGTTTGGGTGACGGCGAAGCCGACGCGCAGGCCGGTGAAGGATCCGGGGCCGGTGGAGAGGGCGATGGTGTTGAGTTGGCCGGGGTTGAGGCTGAGTTCGTGGAAGGCGTCGGCGAGTTGGGGGACGAGTCCGACGGAGTGTCTTCGTGCGGGTTCGAAGCTGCGGACGAGCAGGGGCTGTTCGTCGGTTCCGATGGCGATGGAGGCGGTTCGGCCGCTGGTTTCGATCGCGAGGAGGAGTCCGGGGTCGTCGGCGTTCATCCGTCGGCGGGTTTCGAGAGTTCGGCGAGTTTGGCGAGGGTGTGTCGTGCGGCGCCGGAGTCGATGGCTTGTGTGGCGAGGGTGATGGCGTTGTCGAGGGTATCGGCGGCCTCGGCGATGACGAGTGCTGCGGCGGCGTTGAGCAGGACGGTGTTGCGGGGTGCGCCCTTGTCGCCGGCGAGGACGGACTGGATGAGGGCGGCGGATTGTTGCGGGTTTTCGACGGTGACTGCGCTGGTGGTGTCGGCGGCAAGTCCGAGCGCGGCGGGGTCGATGGTGTCGTGGGTGATGGTGTTGTTGCGGACGATGGCGACGCTGACGGGCGCGAAGGGTGTGAGTTCGCCGAGGCGTGTGCCGTCGGGCAGTTCGGTGGTGACGACCCACGCGTGCTGCGTGTCGAGTTTGAGGAGGGTTTCGGCGATGAGTTGCTGGGTGGCTGCGTCGCCGACGCCGAGGAGTTGGTGTTGTGCACCGGCGGGGTTGGTGAGAGGTCCGAGGAGGTTGAAGATGGTCCGGATGCCAAGCGCGGCGCGGACGGGTCCGGCGTGTTTCATGCCGGGGTGGTGAGCGGGTGCGAAGCAGAAGCAGATGCCGGCTTCGTCGAGGGCTTTGGGCAGGTGTGTGGGGGGCATGGGGAGGTTGACGCCGAGTTCCTGGAGGACGTCGGAGGATCCGGAGGCGCTGGTGACGGCGCGGTTGCCGTGCTTGGCGACGGCGATGCCTTTGGGTCGTCCGGCGGCGGCGGTGACGATGGCGGCGGAGGTGGAGACGTTGAAGAATCGCGATCCGGTTCCACCGGTGCCGCAGGTATCGACGATGCGCAGGCCGACGGGTGTGGTGACGGGGATGAGGTGTTTGCGCATGGCGCGTGCGCCGGCGGCGAGTTCGTCGGTGGTGGCGCCGCGGGCCTGGATGAGGGCGAGCATGGCGCCGAGCTGGATGGGGTCGGCGTCGCCTGTCATGACGGCGTCGAAGAGTTTTTCGGCGTCGTCGGCGTCGAGGTGGTGTCCCTGGACGAGTCGTGGGAGTGCGTCACGGATCATGCTTGGGTTTCTCGGAGGGTTTCGTGCTCAGGCGATCTCGGTGAGGATCCAGAGTGCGGCGGCGACGAGGACCATGAAGGCGATGATCTGGCTGCTCAGGACGAGGGTCTGTGCGGGGAGCTGGCTGAGGTCGGGTAGCTTGATGGCCTTGTAGATGAGGGCGACGGCGAGGGCGAGGGGGATCATGAGCCAGAGCCAGTGGTTCTCGAGGGGCAGGGGGTCGAGGAAGGGCCGCCAGGCGAGGGTGAGGGGCGTGGTGTCAGGCATGGGCTTGTGCTCCGGCGGGGTCTTGCTGAGGGAGTCGGCCGGCGGGGTATCGGTAGGCGACGTCGATGATGGCGAGGAGGTTGAGGAGTCCTGCGAGGGCGGTGAATATCGTTCCCTGCTCGTGGACACGGTTCATGCTGGGTTCGAAGGGGGGTGTGGTGGCGGGTATACCCTGAACGACGGTGCCTTCGGGCGGCGGAGCCTGTCCGTCGAGGGTGAGGGATCGGTGCAGGAGGTCGACGAGGATGGCGGGAGCGACGAGGACCTGGCAGCCATACCAGGCGGGGTGGTTGGCCTTGTCGATGACGGAGATGCCGCCGATGAAGAGTCCCGCGGTCCAGAGGGTGAGGATGCTGAGGGCGAGGATGATGCCGCGGCGGGTTTCGCCGATGAGTGCGTGTCCGCTGCCGGGGATGAGCCATCCGGCGATGGCGGCGAGGATGTGCCATCGTGGCTGGTGGTCGTCTTGGGTCACGGGTGGGTCACTCCGAGTTGCTTGGTGTCGGGCGTGGACGTTCGTGTCTCTTACTTTATGATTGACACGGTGGACAGCTTCGATAGTGTAACCGCCGCGTGACGACCGATGAGGTTTGAGGCGGGTCGCGTGCCCCGTCGGGGGGAGGCGTGGGAAGCGGAAGGCGACGTGGAGGCAACGATGTCGGTTTCAGAAGCATTGAGTGAGCGGTTGATGGAAGCGGTGCCGTGGTCGGGTGGGTGCTGGTATGCGTCGTCGTCGGGTTGCCCGCGTTTCGTGGACGCGAAGGATGACGACGCGTTCGAGGATGATGACGACGACGTCTTTGATGACGACGACGAGGATGATGACGATTTTGAGGATGATGAGGACGACTTCTTCGACGACGAGGAGGACGACGACCTGTTCGACGACGAGGAAGATGACGATCTGGATGGGGATGATCTTCTCGACGACGACGAGTGATCCTTCTCTGGATTGCGGGTGAGCTCGTCGTCCTGACGGGTGCACCAACGATGAGTGAGCGTGGACAATCGTCTCGGGGTGAGCACAAGGAACGGGGTCCGGACCGGCGCAAGTCGGTGGTGGATCAGCGGATGCCCGGCACGGGCCTGGAGCGTCGTCGCGGCCCGGGTCGTCGTCTGAGTGATTTTGCTCGGGCGGCGGAGGAGGGCGAGCTGAGCTCGGAGCAGTTTGCTTTCGTGAAGGCGATTGACGCGTACAAGCGTTCGAACGACCGTCCTTATCCGAACTGGACGGAGGTTCTTGAGGTGATCCGGAAGCTGGGTTACCGCAAGACGGCGTCGTCGGAGCTGAATCTGGCGGCGTTCGAGGACTGGACGGAGCCGGCGGATGCGCCGGCGTTTCCGGACACGTCGGACGTTTGGGAGGGCGAGGCGGCCTGAGGGGAGTCTGAACGGGGGTTGGCCGGATCGGCTAAGGTCTTCGCTCTTCGGAGACCCGACTGATGGCCGAGACGCCTTATCGCATCGCGACGCTTTGTTACCTGTTTGATGATCGGGGGCGGTTGCTGCTGATTCACCGGCGCAAGCACCCGAACCGGGATTTGTATTCACCGATTGGTGGCAAGTTGGACACGGTTTCGGGTGAGAGTCCGCAGCAGTGCGCACTCCGTGAGATACGGGAAGAAACCGGGTTAGTATTGAGCGAAGGCGATTTACACCTGGTGGGTCTGGTTTCGGAGACGGCGTATCAGAACGAAACACACTGGCTGATGTTTCTTTATGAAGTAACAACGTTACACAGCCTGGCGGAGCGTGATATCAACGAGGGCAGGCTAGCGTGGGTGACGCGTGAGGAGTTAGTGGAATTGCCCATGCCGGAGACGGATCGCGAGGTGATCTGGCCGCTTTTCTGGGCTCATCGCGGCGGGTTTTTCGCGGCGCACATTGATTGTCGCGGGGGTGCGATGCGTTGGACGCTGGACCGCAGTTTGCGGGCTGAGGGGGGCGTGGGGGCGGATTCTTGCGATTGTTAGCAAACCGGTTGTGCAGCCGGGCATTTTTCCGCTATATTTTGCTTTCCGGGTTTTTGTACCCAGGGGGATGGCGGGTCACAGTTGATGATTGAAGAGATTGTCGTGTGGCCACAAGCCCGGTGAATCTATCTACCTTTACACGATTGGACAGTACCTTGAGCAAGTCACGCGTGATGACCCCGGACACCGCATCCTTTGCGCCGTGGGATCATGGATCGGAGCACCTGTTTCGCCTGTTGAAGGG
Coding sequences within:
- the der gene encoding ribosome biogenesis GTPase Der — its product is MLPKIVIVGRPNVGKSSLLNMLAGRRISIVDDMAGVTRDRIAATAEIPGQPGEEPRPVEVIDTGGYGIKDSQNLTREVEQQIANGLAEAHLVLFVVDAQTGVVPLDQTVAEVLRQSLGKGTDRKPCLVIVNKVDAEKLEADAYEAASLGLGQPLFISAKTGHNKRLFLDTLRREIDRLNLPDTPEDTLDPGIRIAIVGKRNAGKSTLTNALAGDQRVIVSEAEGTTRDAVDVRFEVPTDDGNATRVFTAIDTAGVRKRKSMKQDIEYYAHHRALRSIRRADVCLLLIDATLPISQVDKQLGHEILEHHRPTVIVINKWDLAEKNHTEEEYAEYLDNELKGFSFAPIVFISAKNEEGMREMLALVANLYEQANHRVGTGEINRVVETIMAERGPSSKHGKIAKVYYATQTAVHPPTVTIFVNDPDLFNPNYQRFILNRFRDELPYSEVPINLQIRGKPKQTLAERLEGKHDH
- the tsaB gene encoding tRNA (adenosine(37)-N6)-threonylcarbamoyltransferase complex dimerization subunit type 1 TsaB, whose amino-acid sequence is MNADDPGLLLAIETSGRTASIAIGTDEQPLLVRSFEPARRHSVGLVPQLADAFHELSLNPGQLNTIALSTGPGSFTGLRVGFAVTQTLTLTTPARVVAIPTTHTLAHNAPPDARHIAVALNTKADNAWIAAYQRTGHTLTPTRQPHAGLLAELLANPQPDCLIAQTLPETITRNARDLGINLLLDQHATCSAAVVYQLGRAAAHAGDYSDPSALTPTYGRQPEAVSLWQQRKNP
- the trpD gene encoding anthranilate phosphoribosyltransferase; its protein translation is MIRDALPRLVQGHHLDADDAEKLFDAVMTGDADPIQLGAMLALIQARGATTDELAAGARAMRKHLIPVTTPVGLRIVDTCGTGGTGSRFFNVSTSAAIVTAAAGRPKGIAVAKHGNRAVTSASGSSDVLQELGVNLPMPPTHLPKALDEAGICFCFAPAHHPGMKHAGPVRAALGIRTIFNLLGPLTNPAGAQHQLLGVGDAATQQLIAETLLKLDTQHAWVVTTELPDGTRLGELTPFAPVSVAIVRNNTITHDTIDPAALGLAADTTSAVTVENPQQSAALIQSVLAGDKGAPRNTVLLNAAAALVIAEAADTLDNAITLATQAIDSGAARHTLAKLAELSKPADG
- a CDS encoding DUF6677 family protein, producing the protein MTQDDHQPRWHILAAIAGWLIPGSGHALIGETRRGIILALSILTLWTAGLFIGGISVIDKANHPAWYGCQVLVAPAILVDLLHRSLTLDGQAPPPEGTVVQGIPATTPPFEPSMNRVHEQGTIFTALAGLLNLLAIIDVAYRYPAGRLPQQDPAGAQAHA
- a CDS encoding NUDIX hydrolase, with the translated sequence MAETPYRIATLCYLFDDRGRLLLIHRRKHPNRDLYSPIGGKLDTVSGESPQQCALREIREETGLVLSEGDLHLVGLVSETAYQNETHWLMFLYEVTTLHSLAERDINEGRLAWVTREELVELPMPETDREVIWPLFWAHRGGFFAAHIDCRGGAMRWTLDRSLRAEGGVGADSCDC